In one Streptomyces venezuelae genomic region, the following are encoded:
- the dapF gene encoding diaminopimelate epimerase, whose protein sequence is MSTRIAFLKGHGTENDFVIIPDPDNAIELSPSAVAALCDRRAGIGGDGLLHVVRSAAHPDARHLADRAEWFMDYRNGDGSVAEMCGNGVRVFARYLQRAGHAAEGDLAVATRGGVKTVHIAKEESGGDITVGMGKAVLPEGDVTVSVGDHRWPARNVNMGNPHAVAFVDDLSEAGNLYEAPPFSPASAYPDGVNVEFVVPRGPQHVAMRVHERGAGETRSCGTGACAVAVAAARKDGVDPAVTGTPATYTVDLPGGRLVITERPDGEIEMTGGAVIVAEGEIASEWFETASA, encoded by the coding sequence ATGAGCACGCGGATCGCCTTCCTCAAGGGGCACGGGACCGAGAACGACTTCGTGATCATCCCCGACCCCGACAACGCCATCGAGCTGTCCCCGTCGGCCGTGGCCGCCCTGTGCGACCGCCGCGCGGGCATCGGTGGCGACGGCCTCCTCCACGTCGTACGCTCCGCGGCCCACCCCGACGCCCGCCACCTGGCGGACCGCGCCGAGTGGTTCATGGACTACCGCAACGGCGACGGATCCGTCGCGGAGATGTGCGGCAACGGAGTGCGGGTCTTCGCCCGTTACCTGCAACGCGCGGGGCACGCCGCCGAAGGCGATCTGGCGGTGGCCACCCGCGGTGGCGTGAAGACCGTGCACATCGCCAAGGAGGAGTCCGGCGGCGACATCACCGTCGGCATGGGCAAGGCGGTCCTCCCCGAAGGGGACGTCACCGTCTCGGTCGGCGACCACCGATGGCCCGCGCGGAACGTGAACATGGGCAACCCGCACGCGGTCGCCTTCGTCGACGACCTCTCCGAAGCGGGCAACCTCTACGAAGCACCCCCCTTCAGCCCCGCCTCCGCCTACCCGGACGGGGTCAACGTCGAATTCGTCGTCCCGCGGGGCCCGCAGCACGTCGCCATGCGCGTGCACGAGCGCGGCGCGGGCGAGACCCGCTCCTGCGGCACCGGTGCCTGCGCCGTGGCCGTGGCGGCGGCCCGCAAGGACGGCGTGGACCCGGCCGTGACCGGGACCCCGGCCACGTACACCGTCGATCTGCCCGGTGGGCGCCTGGTGATCACCGAGCGGCCCGACGGCGAGATCGAGATGACGGGCGGAGCCGTGATCGTCGCGGAGGGCGAGATCGCGTCCGAATGGTTCGAAACGGCAAGCGCATGA
- a CDS encoding RelA/SpoT family protein yields the protein MSAEATNPATPVPAVPGVQRKRGRARLDLRRLGRAALLGSGTRDRLPDAIGHVAEAHRNHYPDADLEPLRRAYVLAESSHRGQMRKSGEPYITHPLAVTLILAQLGAEITTLTASLLHDTVEDTDVTLDQVRAEFGDDVCYLVDGVTKLEKVDYGAAAEPETFRKMLVATGNDVRVMSIKLADRLHNMRTLGVMRPEKQARIAKVTRDVLIPLAERLGVQALKTELEDLVFAILHPEDCAQVKAMIAANAESEGDPLGDIAGEVRSVLRDAGITAEVLIRPRHSVSVHRVHRKRGELRASDFGRLLVLVNEDADCYGVLGELHTCFTPVVSEFKDFIAVPKFNLYQSLHTAVTRSDGEVAEVLIRTHQMHQVAEAGVVTLHNPYAPPSEEPSDGADDERVDPTRPGWLSRLLDWQQAAPDPDTFWSTLREDLAQDREIAVFRPDGGTLGLPAGASCVDAAYAQYGEDAHACIGARVNGRLATLSTVLRDGDTVQLLMSQDPTSGPSRDWLDHARTPAARIAIRRWLTTHPAPAPAAAAPTSSPQRPPQQTPAGVPKPEDSAALRPAAANAVVDREGASVRLAGCCTPVPPDDVTAFAVRGGVVTVHRVGCPAVERMKEVGRPEIGVRWGDTAECRVTLIAESFGRAHLLADLTEAIALEGVAIISATVEPPTQQRVRHTYTLQLPDAAHLPGLMRAMREVPGVYDVSRAQHPAAAAH from the coding sequence ATGAGTGCGGAGGCCACGAACCCTGCCACGCCCGTCCCCGCCGTGCCCGGGGTCCAGCGCAAGCGCGGTCGTGCGCGTCTCGACCTGCGCAGGCTCGGCAGGGCCGCCCTGCTCGGATCCGGCACCCGGGACCGTCTGCCCGACGCGATCGGCCATGTGGCGGAGGCCCACCGGAACCACTATCCGGACGCCGATCTGGAGCCGCTGCGCCGCGCGTACGTGCTCGCGGAGTCCTCGCACCGCGGTCAGATGCGCAAGAGCGGTGAGCCGTACATCACACACCCGCTCGCGGTGACCCTGATCCTCGCCCAGCTCGGCGCGGAGATCACGACCCTGACCGCCTCCCTGCTCCACGACACCGTCGAGGACACCGACGTCACGCTGGACCAGGTGCGGGCCGAGTTCGGTGACGACGTCTGCTATCTGGTCGACGGCGTCACGAAGCTGGAGAAGGTCGACTACGGAGCGGCGGCCGAACCCGAGACCTTCCGCAAGATGCTCGTCGCCACCGGCAACGACGTGCGCGTCATGTCGATCAAGCTCGCCGACCGCCTGCACAACATGCGCACGCTCGGCGTCATGCGCCCCGAGAAACAGGCCCGCATCGCCAAGGTCACCCGGGACGTGCTCATTCCGCTCGCCGAGCGCCTCGGTGTGCAGGCGCTCAAGACCGAGCTGGAGGATCTCGTCTTCGCGATCCTCCACCCGGAGGACTGCGCGCAGGTCAAGGCCATGATCGCCGCCAACGCCGAGAGCGAGGGCGACCCTCTCGGGGACATCGCGGGCGAGGTGCGCAGTGTGCTGCGCGACGCGGGCATCACCGCCGAAGTGCTCATCAGGCCCCGGCACTCCGTCTCGGTCCACCGCGTGCACCGCAAGCGCGGCGAACTGCGCGCCTCCGACTTCGGCCGCCTCCTCGTGCTCGTCAACGAGGACGCCGACTGCTACGGAGTCCTGGGCGAGCTGCACACCTGCTTCACCCCGGTCGTCTCGGAGTTCAAGGACTTCATCGCCGTACCGAAGTTCAACCTCTATCAGTCGCTGCACACGGCCGTGACCCGGTCCGACGGAGAGGTCGCCGAAGTCCTCATCCGCACGCACCAGATGCACCAGGTCGCGGAAGCGGGCGTCGTCACCCTGCACAATCCCTACGCTCCTCCTTCGGAGGAGCCGTCCGACGGCGCCGACGACGAGCGGGTGGACCCGACCAGGCCCGGCTGGCTCTCCCGGCTCCTCGACTGGCAACAGGCCGCCCCCGACCCGGACACCTTCTGGTCGACGCTGCGGGAGGACCTCGCCCAGGACCGCGAGATCGCCGTCTTCCGGCCCGACGGCGGCACGCTCGGCCTGCCCGCGGGCGCCAGCTGCGTCGACGCCGCCTACGCCCAGTACGGCGAGGACGCCCACGCCTGCATCGGCGCACGCGTGAACGGCCGCCTGGCGACGCTCAGCACGGTCCTGAGGGACGGCGACACCGTCCAACTGCTCATGAGCCAGGACCCCACGTCCGGGCCCTCACGCGACTGGCTGGACCACGCGCGTACGCCTGCCGCGCGGATCGCCATCCGGCGCTGGCTCACCACCCACCCCGCACCGGCACCCGCGGCGGCCGCGCCGACGTCGTCCCCGCAGCGGCCCCCGCAGCAGACCCCCGCGGGCGTTCCCAAGCCGGAGGACTCCGCGGCCCTGCGGCCCGCCGCGGCGAACGCCGTCGTGGACCGCGAGGGTGCGAGCGTGCGCCTCGCGGGCTGTTGTACGCCGGTGCCACCCGACGACGTCACCGCGTTCGCCGTCCGCGGCGGCGTCGTGACCGTCCACCGGGTCGGCTGTCCCGCCGTGGAGCGCATGAAAGAAGTGGGGCGCCCGGAGATCGGCGTGCGTTGGGGAGACACCGCCGAGTGCCGCGTCACCCTGATCGCCGAATCGTTCGGCCGGGCGCATCTGCTCGCCGACCTCACCGAGGCGATCGCCCTCGAAGGCGTGGCGATCATCTCGGCGACCGTGGAGCCGCCGACCCAGCAGCGCGTACGCCACACGTACACGCTCCAACTCCCCGACGCCGCACACCTTCCCGGGCTCATGCGCGCGATGCGCGAGGTCCCCGGGGTGTACGACGTGAGCCGCGCGCAGCATCCGGCGGCCGCCGCCCACTGA
- a CDS encoding TAXI family TRAP transporter solute-binding subunit, with amino-acid sequence MLKALPQISRRRALQGSAAALIVFGLLMWWLLPVGEESPSGRIAFSTGVREGVYERYGKLLETAISKDMPDVDVKLLNSEGSQQNVARVATGKSDFTIAAADAVETYRLDAAPGWYRLRGCTRLYDDYVQLIVPRSSKIKNVADLRDKRVAVGQDHSGVRLIADRVLDAAGLEPKTDIKPVAAGIDTMPGLLKSGSIDAFFWSGGLPTNSVRALSEEMDIKLVKLGYLVEALHKQGGGSRYYRAATMPADAYPEAQQGSAVPTLAVANLLVTTDRTDPELTEQLTRTVIDSRDHIGDQVHAAQVVDLRTALFTDPLPLHDGARRYYRSVKP; translated from the coding sequence ATGCTCAAGGCACTCCCCCAGATCAGCAGGCGCCGCGCCCTGCAGGGTTCCGCCGCGGCCCTCATCGTGTTCGGCCTGCTGATGTGGTGGCTGCTGCCCGTGGGCGAGGAGTCTCCGAGCGGGCGGATCGCGTTCAGCACGGGCGTGAGGGAAGGCGTCTACGAGCGGTACGGCAAGCTCCTGGAGACGGCGATCTCCAAGGACATGCCGGACGTCGACGTCAAGCTCCTCAACAGCGAAGGATCGCAGCAGAACGTCGCGCGCGTGGCCACCGGCAAGTCCGACTTCACGATCGCGGCCGCCGACGCGGTGGAGACGTACCGCCTGGACGCCGCACCGGGCTGGTACCGGCTGCGGGGCTGTACGCGCCTGTACGACGACTACGTGCAACTCATCGTGCCCCGGTCCTCGAAGATCAAGAACGTCGCCGATCTGCGCGACAAGCGCGTTGCGGTGGGCCAGGACCACTCAGGGGTGCGGCTGATAGCCGACCGGGTGCTGGACGCCGCGGGCCTCGAACCGAAAACCGACATCAAGCCGGTGGCCGCCGGGATAGACACCATGCCCGGCCTCCTGAAGAGCGGCTCCATCGACGCGTTCTTCTGGTCCGGCGGTCTGCCGACCAACTCCGTGCGTGCCCTCTCCGAGGAGATGGACATCAAGCTCGTGAAGCTGGGTTACCTCGTAGAGGCGCTGCACAAGCAGGGCGGCGGCTCGCGGTACTACCGGGCCGCGACGATGCCGGCCGACGCGTATCCCGAGGCCCAACAGGGCTCCGCCGTACCGACGCTGGCCGTGGCGAACCTCCTGGTGACCACGGACCGCACCGATCCCGAGCTCACCGAGCAGCTGACCCGCACCGTCATCGACAGCCGCGACCACATCGGCGACCAGGTGCACGCGGCGCAGGTGGTGGATCTGCGCACCGCACTGTTCACGGACCCGCTCCCGCTGCACGACGGGGCGCGCCGCTACTACCGCTCGGTCAAGCCCTGA
- the miaA gene encoding tRNA (adenosine(37)-N6)-dimethylallyltransferase MiaA has protein sequence MSSAAPAPRVIAVVGPTAAGKSDLGVFLAQRLGGEIVNADSMQLYRGMDIGTAKLTPEERGGVPHHLLDIWDVTEAASVAEYQKLARTEIDRLLAEGRWPILVGGSGLYVRGAVDHLEFPGIDPEVRARLEEELTVCGSGALHARLAAADPDAARAILPSNGRRIVRALEVIEITGKPFTANLPSHESVYDTIQIGVDVARPELDERIATRVDRMWERGLVDEVRALEAQGLREGRTAARALGYQQVLAALAGECTEDEARAETVRATKRFARRQDSWFRRDPRVHWLSGALTDHEELPARALALVERPVTA, from the coding sequence GTGAGTAGCGCAGCCCCCGCCCCGCGGGTCATCGCCGTCGTCGGTCCGACCGCGGCAGGAAAGTCCGATCTGGGCGTTTTCCTCGCCCAGCGTCTCGGCGGCGAAATCGTCAACGCCGACTCGATGCAGCTCTACCGAGGGATGGATATCGGTACCGCCAAGCTGACGCCCGAGGAGCGCGGCGGCGTACCCCACCATCTCCTCGACATCTGGGACGTCACGGAGGCCGCCAGCGTCGCCGAGTACCAGAAGCTGGCCCGCACCGAGATCGACCGACTCCTCGCGGAAGGGCGCTGGCCGATCCTCGTCGGCGGCTCCGGTCTCTACGTCAGGGGGGCCGTGGACCACCTGGAGTTCCCCGGCATCGACCCCGAGGTGCGGGCCCGCCTTGAGGAGGAGCTCACGGTGTGCGGCTCCGGTGCTCTGCACGCCCGCCTCGCCGCCGCCGACCCCGACGCGGCCCGGGCCATCCTGCCCAGCAACGGCCGCCGGATCGTCCGCGCCCTCGAGGTCATCGAGATCACCGGCAAACCCTTCACCGCCAACCTCCCCAGCCACGAATCCGTGTACGACACGATCCAGATCGGCGTCGACGTGGCGCGCCCCGAACTCGACGAACGCATCGCCACGCGCGTGGACCGCATGTGGGAGCGCGGCCTGGTCGACGAGGTGCGCGCGCTGGAGGCCCAGGGGCTGCGCGAGGGGCGTACGGCGGCCCGTGCGCTCGGCTACCAGCAGGTGCTCGCGGCGCTCGCGGGAGAGTGCACCGAGGACGAGGCGCGTGCCGAGACCGTGCGCGCCACCAAGCGCTTCGCACGCCGTCAGGACTCCTGGTTCCGCCGTGACCCACGGGTGCACTGGCTCAGCGGGGCACTGACCGACCACGAGGAACTCCCGGCACGCGCGCTGGCGTTGGTCGAACGACCGGTCACAGCCTGA
- a CDS encoding sensor histidine kinase has protein sequence MRSRLLPLLIVLMAGVLLALGFPLAVSVAAAQQQKVVVDRIDDTARFASLAQFVTKRPTGPLGLGGTDERRETLQNELDDYYDVYGIRAGVFYRDDGAMAQSPNDWFLPRHGALRSAFEEALRSRGSHDPEQVWPWQRGRLAVASPVIKDGDVIAVVVTDSPTGRMRSETLRGWLLIAAGESAAMLLAVGAALRLTGWVLRPVRILDATTHDIATGRLKSRVAAAGGPPELRRLARSFNEMADNVQDVLEQQRAFVADASHQLRNPLSALLLRIELLALELPEGNEEVASVRTEGKRLAQVLDDLLDLALAEHAEADLCVVDIGELTAERVASWRPLADERGVRLTGDCPATTGWADPIALSSALDAVIDNALKFTPEGGAVQVAVASGNGTTTVVVADGGPGLTEDELARVGDRFWRSNRHQNVRGSGLGLSISRTLLAAGGGSIAYARHEPHGLRVTVSVPRSEPLGAA, from the coding sequence GTGCGTTCCCGCCTCCTCCCGCTGCTGATCGTCCTCATGGCGGGCGTACTGCTCGCGCTCGGCTTCCCGCTCGCCGTCAGCGTCGCCGCGGCCCAGCAGCAGAAGGTGGTCGTCGACCGGATCGACGACACGGCCCGCTTCGCCTCGCTCGCGCAGTTCGTCACGAAACGGCCCACCGGCCCCCTTGGTCTGGGCGGCACGGACGAGCGCCGCGAGACACTGCAGAACGAACTGGACGACTACTACGACGTCTACGGCATCCGCGCGGGCGTCTTCTACCGCGACGACGGCGCCATGGCCCAGTCCCCGAACGACTGGTTCCTGCCCCGCCACGGAGCCCTGCGCAGCGCCTTCGAGGAGGCGCTGCGCTCGCGCGGCAGCCACGACCCGGAGCAGGTCTGGCCGTGGCAGCGGGGGCGGCTCGCCGTCGCCTCACCGGTGATCAAGGACGGCGACGTCATCGCGGTCGTCGTCACGGACTCGCCGACCGGACGCATGCGCTCCGAGACGCTGCGCGGCTGGCTGCTCATCGCCGCGGGCGAGTCGGCGGCGATGCTGCTGGCCGTGGGCGCCGCCCTGCGGCTCACCGGCTGGGTGCTGCGCCCGGTGCGCATCCTGGACGCGACCACGCACGACATAGCGACGGGACGCCTCAAGTCCCGGGTCGCGGCGGCGGGCGGCCCACCGGAACTGCGGCGCCTCGCCCGTTCGTTCAACGAGATGGCCGACAACGTCCAGGACGTCCTGGAGCAGCAGCGCGCCTTCGTCGCCGACGCCTCCCACCAACTGCGCAACCCCCTCTCGGCGCTCCTGCTCCGCATCGAGCTCCTCGCCCTCGAACTGCCCGAGGGCAACGAAGAGGTCGCCTCGGTCCGCACCGAGGGCAAGCGGCTGGCCCAGGTCCTCGACGACCTGCTCGACCTCGCGCTCGCCGAGCACGCCGAGGCGGACCTGTGCGTCGTCGACATCGGAGAGCTCACCGCCGAGCGCGTTGCCTCCTGGCGGCCGCTCGCCGACGAGCGGGGCGTGCGGCTGACGGGCGACTGCCCGGCCACCACCGGCTGGGCCGACCCGATCGCCCTCTCCAGCGCGCTGGACGCGGTGATCGACAACGCCCTGAAGTTCACGCCGGAAGGAGGCGCCGTGCAGGTGGCGGTCGCGTCCGGCAACGGAACAACGACCGTCGTGGTCGCCGACGGCGGGCCCGGCCTGACCGAGGACGAGCTCGCCCGTGTCGGCGACCGCTTCTGGCGCAGCAACCGCCACCAGAACGTGCGGGGTTCGGGGCTCGGCCTGTCCATCTCACGGACCCTGCTCGCGGCGGGCGGCGGCTCCATCGCGTACGCACGTCACGAGCCGCACGGCCTGCGGGTGACGGTCAGCGTCCCGCGCAGCGAGCCCCTGGGGGCGGCCTGA
- a CDS encoding antitoxin, with protein MGFLDQLKAKLAPAKGKVSDLAQQHGGKIDQGLDKAAKVVDEKTKGKYSDKIQAGTGKAKDALDRIAGTDGEKDAGGSAGPSTPQSPPSPPPAS; from the coding sequence ATGGGCTTCCTGGACCAACTGAAAGCCAAACTCGCCCCTGCGAAGGGCAAGGTCTCGGACCTGGCGCAGCAGCACGGGGGCAAGATCGACCAGGGCCTCGACAAGGCTGCCAAGGTGGTCGACGAGAAGACCAAGGGCAAGTACAGCGACAAGATCCAGGCGGGCACGGGGAAGGCGAAGGACGCCCTCGACCGCATCGCCGGGACCGACGGGGAGAAGGACGCGGGCGGCAGCGCCGGCCCTTCCACTCCTCAGTCGCCTCCGTCGCCCCCGCCGGCTTCCTGA
- a CDS encoding response regulator transcription factor: protein MRLLLVEDDDHVAAALSAVLARHGFDVKHARNGEEALQALLPAETPPFGVVLLDLGLPDQDGYEVCGKIRKRGSTPVIMVTARSDVRSRIHGLNLGADDYVVKPYDTGELIARIHAVIRRPTPGSAPASEGSDLRLGSVHIELPTRQVTVDGSVVQLTRKEFDLLALLAQRPGVVFRREQIISEVWRTSWEGTGRTLEVHVASLRSKLHMPALIETVRGVGYRLVAPAA from the coding sequence ATGAGACTGCTTCTCGTCGAGGACGACGACCATGTGGCGGCCGCCCTGTCCGCGGTCCTGGCCCGGCACGGCTTCGACGTCAAGCACGCCCGCAACGGCGAGGAGGCTCTGCAGGCCCTGCTGCCCGCGGAAACGCCCCCCTTCGGAGTGGTGCTCCTCGACCTGGGTCTGCCCGACCAGGACGGCTACGAGGTGTGCGGCAAGATCCGCAAGCGTGGCTCGACACCCGTGATCATGGTGACGGCCCGCTCGGACGTACGCTCCCGGATCCACGGCCTCAACCTCGGGGCCGATGACTACGTAGTGAAGCCGTACGACACCGGGGAGCTCATCGCCCGCATCCACGCCGTCATCCGGCGGCCCACCCCCGGCAGTGCGCCGGCTTCGGAGGGCAGCGATCTTCGGCTCGGATCCGTGCACATCGAGCTGCCCACGCGGCAGGTCACCGTGGACGGTTCGGTCGTCCAACTGACCCGCAAGGAATTCGACCTGCTCGCTCTCCTCGCACAGCGCCCCGGAGTGGTCTTCCGCCGGGAGCAGATCATCAGCGAAGTGTGGCGCACCAGTTGGGAAGGGACCGGGCGCACGCTGGAGGTGCACGTGGCCTCCCTGCGCTCCAAACTGCACATGCCGGCCCTGATCGAGACCGTGCGCGGCGTCGGCTACCGCCTCGTCGCCCCGGCCGCGTAA
- a CDS encoding class III extradiol dioxygenase subunit B-like domain-containing protein, translating to MLVAAAVCPCPPVLVPEVAAGAAPELDAARAACSDAIAVLAAARPDLLVVIGPAEESGRGPHPQGARGSFRGFGVDVDVRLGPVPPGGEAETASDAVRRELPPSLAVGGRLLERARWSAAPVEGLGVGEPLEAERCIQVGGGIGARADRVALLVMGDASACRTLKAPGYLDERAAGFDAEVGRALGGADVEALKALDVGLAYELKAAGRASWQVLAGAADGAGLSGELLYEDAPYGVGYVVAAWS from the coding sequence ATGCTTGTCGCCGCAGCCGTCTGCCCTTGTCCGCCGGTGCTCGTTCCCGAGGTCGCCGCGGGTGCCGCTCCTGAGCTCGATGCCGCGCGTGCGGCCTGTTCGGACGCCATCGCGGTGCTCGCCGCCGCCCGGCCCGACCTCCTCGTCGTGATCGGTCCCGCCGAGGAGAGCGGGCGCGGACCGCATCCGCAGGGCGCGCGCGGGTCGTTCCGGGGTTTCGGCGTGGACGTGGACGTCCGTCTCGGGCCGGTGCCGCCCGGAGGGGAAGCGGAAACCGCTTCCGATGCCGTGCGGCGTGAGCTTCCGCCGTCGCTCGCGGTCGGGGGCCGGCTGCTCGAGCGTGCGCGCTGGTCGGCCGCGCCCGTGGAAGGTCTCGGCGTGGGGGAACCACTCGAGGCCGAGCGGTGTATCCAAGTCGGAGGGGGCATCGGGGCCCGAGCCGACCGAGTGGCACTGCTGGTGATGGGCGACGCCAGCGCGTGCCGCACGCTGAAGGCGCCGGGGTACCTCGACGAGCGGGCCGCCGGCTTCGACGCGGAGGTCGGGCGTGCGCTCGGAGGGGCCGACGTCGAGGCGCTGAAGGCGCTGGACGTGGGCCTCGCGTATGAACTGAAGGCGGCGGGCCGTGCTTCCTGGCAGGTGCTCGCCGGGGCGGCGGACGGCGCGGGTCTGAGTGGCGAGCTGCTCTACGAGGACGCGCCGTACGGCGTGGGGTACGTGGTGGCTGCCTGGTCGTAG
- the miaB gene encoding tRNA (N6-isopentenyl adenosine(37)-C2)-methylthiotransferase MiaB: protein MSAKTYEVRTYGCQMNVHDSERLSGLLEDAGYERAPEGADGDADVVVFNTCAVRENADNRLYGNLGRLAPMKTKRPGMQIAVGGCLAQKDRDTIVKRAPWVDVVFGTHNIGKLPVLLERARVQEEAQVEIAESLEAFPSTLPTRRESAYAAWVSISVGCNNTCTFCIVPALRGKEKDRRTGDILAEIEALVGEGVSEITLLGQNVNAYGSDIGDREAFSKLLRACGKIDGLERVRFTSPHPRDFTDDVIAAMAETPNVMPQLHMPLQSGSDPILKAMRRSYRQDRFLGIIEKVRAAMPDAAISTDIIVGFPGETEEDFEQTMHVVREARFASAFTFQYSKRPGTPAATMEGQIPKEVVQSRYERLVAVQEEISWEENKKQVGRTLDLMVAEGEGRKDGATHRLSGRAPDNRLVHFTKPDTEVRPGDVVTVEITYAAPHHLLAEGAVLNVRPTRAGDAWEKRNTEAAAKPAGVMLGLPKIGAPAPLPVATGSGCGCD from the coding sequence ATGAGCGCGAAGACTTACGAGGTGCGCACCTACGGGTGCCAGATGAACGTCCATGACTCCGAGCGGCTCTCCGGGCTGCTGGAGGACGCCGGCTACGAACGTGCGCCCGAAGGAGCCGATGGCGACGCCGACGTCGTCGTCTTCAACACGTGCGCCGTGCGCGAGAACGCCGACAACCGTCTGTACGGCAATCTCGGCCGCCTGGCTCCGATGAAGACCAAGCGTCCCGGGATGCAGATCGCCGTCGGCGGCTGTCTGGCCCAGAAGGACCGCGACACCATCGTCAAGCGGGCCCCTTGGGTCGACGTCGTCTTCGGCACGCACAACATCGGCAAGCTGCCGGTCCTCCTGGAGCGCGCCCGCGTCCAGGAAGAGGCGCAGGTAGAGATCGCCGAGTCGCTGGAAGCCTTCCCGTCGACGCTGCCGACCCGCCGCGAGAGCGCGTACGCGGCCTGGGTCTCCATCTCCGTCGGCTGCAACAACACCTGCACCTTCTGCATCGTGCCCGCGCTGCGCGGCAAGGAGAAGGACCGCAGGACCGGCGACATCCTCGCGGAGATCGAGGCGCTCGTCGGCGAGGGCGTCTCCGAGATCACCCTCCTCGGCCAGAACGTGAACGCGTACGGCTCGGACATCGGCGACCGCGAGGCCTTCAGCAAGCTGCTGAGGGCCTGCGGCAAGATCGACGGCCTGGAGCGCGTGCGCTTCACCTCCCCGCACCCGCGGGACTTCACCGACGACGTGATCGCCGCCATGGCCGAGACGCCGAACGTGATGCCGCAGCTCCACATGCCGCTGCAGTCCGGCTCGGACCCGATCCTCAAGGCGATGCGCCGCTCCTACCGGCAGGATCGTTTCCTGGGCATCATCGAGAAGGTCCGTGCGGCCATGCCGGACGCGGCCATCTCGACCGACATCATCGTGGGCTTCCCCGGCGAGACCGAGGAGGACTTCGAGCAGACGATGCACGTGGTCCGCGAGGCCCGCTTCGCGAGCGCCTTCACCTTCCAGTACTCCAAGCGCCCCGGGACCCCGGCGGCCACCATGGAGGGCCAGATCCCCAAGGAGGTCGTCCAGTCGCGCTACGAGCGCCTGGTGGCCGTCCAGGAGGAGATCTCCTGGGAGGAGAACAAGAAGCAGGTCGGCCGCACCCTGGACCTCATGGTCGCCGAGGGTGAGGGCCGCAAGGACGGCGCCACCCACCGCCTCTCCGGCCGTGCGCCCGACAACCGCCTGGTCCACTTCACCAAGCCGGACACCGAGGTGCGCCCCGGCGACGTCGTGACCGTCGAGATCACCTACGCGGCGCCGCACCACCTGCTCGCCGAGGGCGCCGTCCTGAACGTGCGTCCCACGCGCGCGGGCGACGCCTGGGAGAAGCGGAACACCGAGGCGGCAGCGAAGCCCGCGGGCGTGATGCTGGGTCTGCCGAAGATCGGCGCCCCGGCACCGCTGCCGGTGGCGACGGGCAGCGGCTGCGGCTGCGACTGA
- a CDS encoding amino acid ABC transporter ATP-binding protein, whose translation MTEVSVTKDAIPPGADDLVVLKNVNKHFGALHVLQDIDLTIARGEVVVVIGPSGSGKSTLCRAVNRLETIDSGSISIDGKPLPQEGKELARLRADVGMVFQSFNLFAHKTVLENVTLGQTKVRKIGKAEAEAKARGLLDRVGVASQADKYPAQLSGGQQQRVAIARALAMDPKVMLFDEPTSALDPEMINEVLEVMQQLARDGMTMVVVTHEMGFARSAANRVVFMADGRIVEEAVPDQFFNNPRSDRAKDFLSKILKH comes from the coding sequence GTGACCGAAGTATCGGTGACCAAGGACGCGATACCGCCCGGGGCGGACGACCTGGTCGTGCTGAAGAACGTCAACAAGCACTTCGGCGCTCTGCACGTGCTCCAGGACATCGACCTGACCATCGCCCGCGGTGAGGTCGTCGTCGTGATCGGCCCCTCCGGGTCCGGCAAGTCGACCCTGTGCCGCGCCGTCAACCGCCTGGAGACCATCGATTCGGGAAGCATCTCGATCGACGGCAAGCCGCTGCCCCAGGAGGGCAAGGAGCTCGCGAGGCTCCGCGCGGACGTCGGCATGGTCTTCCAGTCCTTCAACCTTTTCGCGCACAAGACCGTGCTCGAGAACGTGACGCTGGGCCAGACCAAGGTGCGCAAGATCGGCAAGGCGGAGGCGGAGGCGAAGGCACGCGGTCTGCTCGACCGTGTGGGCGTCGCCTCCCAGGCCGACAAGTACCCCGCGCAGCTCTCCGGCGGCCAGCAGCAACGCGTCGCCATCGCGCGTGCGTTGGCGATGGACCCCAAGGTGATGCTCTTCGACGAGCCCACGTCGGCGCTCGACCCGGAGATGATCAACGAGGTCCTCGAGGTCATGCAGCAGCTCGCCCGGGACGGGATGACGATGGTCGTCGTCACCCATGAGATGGGCTTCGCGCGCTCCGCGGCCAATCGTGTCGTCTTCATGGCGGACGGTCGGATCGTCGAGGAGGCCGTGCCGGACCAGTTCTTCAACAACCCGCGCAGCGACCGGGCCAAGGACTTCCTGTCGAAGATCCTTAAGCACTGA